In Nymphaea colorata isolate Beijing-Zhang1983 chromosome 5, ASM883128v2, whole genome shotgun sequence, one genomic interval encodes:
- the LOC116255195 gene encoding uncharacterized protein LOC116255195, translating to MHKVSFKVDVFVLPLGGIDIVLGVQWLETLGIIHWNFANLWMSFPKEGGDERITLTTMGSSVKPRAALKALVAQQPAYWLVAMATDVPAKKEPKEVVPPEIQHVLDDFTDPFEEPTEIECLVKEMIEGGIMRPSASPFSSTVLLVKKKDGSWRFCIDYRALNDATIKDRHPIPVIDELLDELAGSSIFSKLDLRVGYHQIRMEERDRAERIFGLTGYYRRFIQGYGTIASPLTKMLKKGLFAWTDQSRKAFDQLKAAMLAAPVLTLPDFTKEFLVETDASDTGVGAVPSQSGHPIAFISKALMQRAKPLSTYEKELLAIVMAVKKWHPYLIGRRFKVRTDHNSLCYMMKQRVSTPTQQRWLAKLLGYDFEIEYKRGDDNTAANSLSRLSEQLMTLSVLETDLWDKIQTAQWKDESLWLLTVSLQQHPGSIPLYSLKGGLLCRKGKVVIPK from the exons ATGCATAAAGTGTCATTCAAGGTGGACGTGTTTGTCTTACCTCTCGGTGGAATTGATATTGTCTTAGGCGTTCAATGGTTGGAAACGTTGGGCATAATTCATTGGAATTTTGCCAACCTTTGGATGAGCtttcctaaggagggtggtgaCGAGAGGATCACATTGACAACCATGGGTTCTAGTGTTAAACCACGGGCAGCCCTCAAGGCGTTAGTAGCTCAACAGCCCGCTTATTGGTTGGTGGCTATGGCCACGGATGTGCCAGCCAAGAAAGAACCGAAAGAGGTAGTCCCACCTGAAATTCAACATGTGTTGGATGACTTCACCGACCCATTTGAAGAGCCAACCG AAATCGAATGTTTGGTGAAGGAAATGATAGAAGGAGGGATCATGAGGCCGAGTGCCAGCCCTTTCTCCTCCACGGTCCtccttgtgaagaagaaggatggatCGTGGCGTTTTTGCATTGACTATAGGGCACTCAATGATGCTACCATTAAGGATCGTCATCCAATCCCGGTGATAGATGAATTATTGGATGAACTTGCCGGGTCCTCCATCTTCTCAAAGCTAGACCTACGTGTTGGGTATCACCAAATAAGAATGGAGGAAAGGGAT AGGGCTGAGAGGATTTTTGGGCTCACGGGGTATTACCGGAGGTTTATACAAGGGTATGGGACGATAGCTTCACCCTTgacaaaaatgttgaagaagggTTTGTTTGCTTGGACCGACCAGTCCCGGAAGGCCTTCGATCAGTTGAAGGCAGCTATGCTAGCAGCCCCGGTGCTAACGCTTCCCGATTTCACGAAGGAATTCTTGGTGGAGACCGACGCAAGTGACACGGGTGTGGGAGCCGTCCCTAGTCAGTCTGGCCACCCGATAGCCTTTATCTCCAAGGCTCTTATGCAAAGAGCAAAGCCACTTTCCACATACGAAAAGGAGCTTCTAGCCATCGTGATGGCCGTGAAAAAGTGGCATCCCTACTTGATTGGTCGGAGGTTTAAGGTGAGGACCGACCACAATAGCCTATGTTACATGATGAAACAAAGGGTTTCCACTCCAACGCAACAACGGTGGTTAGCCAAGCTCCTTGGCTATGATTTTGAGATTGAATACAAACGTGGGGATGATAACACGGCTGCGAACTCCCTCTCACGCCTTAGTGAGCAGCTTATGACATTATCGGTTTTGGAAACCGACCTTTGGGACAAGATTCAGACAGCCCAATGGAAAGATGAGAGCCTTTGGCTGTTGACGGTATCTCTCCAACAACACCCGGGCTCCATACCTTTATACAGCCTAAAAGGAGGCCTATTGTGTCGCAAGGGCAAGGTCGTAATACCGAAATGA